The following coding sequences lie in one Sinorhizobium fredii USDA 257 genomic window:
- a CDS encoding TylF/MycF/NovP-related O-methyltransferase, producing MREFKRRVNLFLNGDKALPGFHSDNVRVVKKNLGFLDEPRFKTAWEFGRDGNKHAFGKKRDVPDIRWRAHVCCWAASNALNLEGDFVEFGVNGGLVSMTVCDYLDFGKQNRSFWLFDTFAGIPTESLSGEAEEKAKRANDGLYSDVFEIAKRNFSKFANARLVRGNLPGTLDASPVGKIAYLHVDLNVAKYEKQCIERVWDRIVPGAPIVLDDYAFQGHEDQYEMWNEFTAARGHMVLTLPTGQGMIIKH from the coding sequence ATGCGCGAGTTTAAGAGGCGAGTGAATTTGTTCCTGAACGGGGATAAGGCGCTGCCTGGCTTTCACTCGGACAATGTGCGGGTGGTCAAGAAGAATCTCGGCTTCTTGGATGAACCGCGGTTCAAGACGGCCTGGGAATTCGGTCGGGATGGCAACAAGCATGCGTTTGGCAAGAAGCGCGATGTTCCGGACATCCGTTGGCGAGCCCATGTTTGTTGCTGGGCGGCCAGCAACGCTCTGAACCTTGAAGGCGACTTCGTTGAGTTCGGAGTGAACGGCGGCCTCGTCTCGATGACGGTGTGCGACTATCTGGACTTTGGGAAGCAAAACCGCTCATTCTGGCTCTTCGACACCTTCGCCGGCATACCGACAGAGAGCCTGAGCGGAGAAGCGGAAGAAAAAGCCAAGCGTGCTAACGACGGGCTCTATTCGGACGTCTTCGAGATTGCCAAGCGCAACTTTTCCAAGTTCGCAAATGCCCGTCTGGTGAGGGGCAATTTGCCCGGGACGCTGGATGCGTCGCCAGTTGGGAAAATCGCCTATCTGCACGTTGATTTGAACGTCGCCAAGTATGAAAAGCAGTGCATCGAACGGGTGTGGGACCGTATCGTCCCGGGCGCCCCGATCGTCTTGGACGACTACGCATTTCAAGGGCATGAGGATCAGTATGAAATGTGGAACGAGTTCACGGCGGCTCGGGGACATATGGTTCTTACGCTCCCAACAGGCCAAGGCATGATAATCAAACACTGA